Proteins from one Candida orthopsilosis Co 90-125, chromosome 2 draft sequence genomic window:
- a CDS encoding Top2 DNA topoisomerase II encodes MNSFCVRNLFLICKQKRQHYSFSLFQVHQYCYIMSVTSDESDYLSEGSSYNEEFSSGKVQKQKQKKQPLTDTSLNSSSNASTISTGKPSNASETYQKLSQLEHILKRPDTYVGSVEKTKMEMWCFDAESESMKFQEVTIVPGLYKIFDEILVNAADNKIRDPSMKNIKVRIDPENNIIQVFNDGKGIPVEMHTKEKMYIPELIFGNLLTSSNYDDDQKKVTGGRNGFGAKLCNIFSTQFEIETADLNTGKLYKQTWTDNMTKVGKPKITALKTKKEYTKITFKPDLSKFDMDSLDEDLLSVLRRRVYDLCGTVKNCNIYLNDKRLPVTSFKSYVEMYVKAIKERSPEPEGEGAPKNYTTIVHEVFNDRWEVAFAVSDGTFNQVSFVNSIATTAGGTHVKYVSDQIISKLVETLSKKEKGKKKLMIKPNEVRDNMFIFINCLIENPAFTSQTKEQLTTKVSQFGGKEKFVASDNLISRVLRTGIAEKIRDIANANEDKALQKVDGSRKSRIKGQVNLVDANKAGTKDGTKCTLILTEGLSALNLAVAGLTVIGRDYYGCFPLRGKLLNVREASADQIAKNAEINSLKQIIGLQHKKAYTAENIKSLRYGHIMIMTDQDQDGSHIKGLIINFLETSFPGLLDIPGFLLEFITPIVKVTVKGRGAKKVIPFYSMPEFEAWRDGEGQTCRWTQKYYKGLGTSTPMEAREYFTALDRHLKRFHALQGEDSNYIDLAFSKKKADERKEWLQNFVPGNQLDPELNEIPISEFINKELILFSMSDNIRSIPSVLDGLKPGQRKVLFGCFKRNLKSEIKVAQLAAYVSENTGYHHGEVSLVQTIIGLAQNFVGSNNINILKPNGAFGSRATGGKDAAAARYIFTELNDITKAIFNPLDNPIYTYVQDDEQTVEPQWYLPVLPMILVNGAEGIGTGWSTNIPSFDPKDIVVNLRRLMNNEPLEEMTPWYKGWGGFIEPMGQQKYKISGRIEQIDNNTVEITEIPVKTWTNTVKEFLLAGFGNEKTPAWIKDMEEHHTTNIRFIVKLNDAEMEKALKVGLLEKFKLTSSVSLANMVAFDPYGRIKKYNDVFEILKDFYYVRLEYYEKRKNHMLEMLQRKLLMISEQARFVKMIIEKELSVANKKKKDLIELLEQHEFTKFTKDGKPVESKSSDVFIDENDSEEEIENEGDVSALNLKKSDDRVEGEHKPDTIFSSYDYLLGMTIWSLTHERYVKLLNEKSNLQKELEILIGKSAVNLWNHDLDEFMKEYELFLAKDAEEREHLSSSGNKKKTTRKRKAVKSEAEPAKKVKVERETQATPKGVSKTCTMQAKPKSASIEPVSTPSTSSTPAPKEVTVKKEPNDILSFFSPSNKSKTKSGDKPAISEKPSKPIASSIFDSDDDIFEVSGKSSEKSNPKPKQSILDELDELEVLGDKPQVLESRSRSTRPVRAKITSVFSDDESDNAIEDDPGEVVETDDDDDYDDE; translated from the coding sequence ATGAATTCATTTTGTGTTCGCAACCTCTTTTTGATctgtaaacaaaaaaggcAACACTACTCTTTTTCCTTGTTCCAGGTACACCAATACTGCTATATCATGTCGGTAACTTCAGACGAGTCTGATTACCTTTCTGAGGGGTCAAGTTATAATGAAGAGTTTAGCTCTGGAAAGgttcaaaagcaaaagcaaaagaaacaGCCACTAACAGACACGTCTTTAAACTCATCTAGTAACGCGTCAACCATCTCAACCGGAAAACCATCCAATGCTTCCGAAACTTATCAAAAGCTTTCTCAGTTAGAGCATATTCTAAAAAGGCCGGATACTTATGTCGGTTCAGTtgaaaaaaccaaaatgGAAATGTGGTGTTTTGATGCTGAGTCTGAATCTATGAAATTTCAGGAAGTCACAATTGTTCCAGGTCTTTACAAgatttttgatgaaatcttGGTGAATGCCGCTGATAATAAAATTAGAGACCCTTCTATGAAGAATATCAAGGTGAGAATTGATCCTGAAAATAACATCATTCAAGTTTTTAACGATGGTAAAGGTATTCCCGTGGAAATGCACACAAAGGAAAAAATGTACATTCCTGAGTTGATCTTTGGTAACTTGTTGACATCGTCTaattatgatgatgatcaaAAAAAAGTTACTGGTGGTAGAAATGGGTTCGGTGCTAAATTGTGTAACATCTTTTCcactcaatttgaaattgaaacgGCCGACTTGAATACCGGTAAACTATACAAACAGACTTGGACAGATAATATGACAAAGGTTGGTAAGCCGAAAATTACAGCCTTGAAAACGAAGAAAGAGTACACCAAGATCACATTTAAACCAGACTTGAGTAAATTCGATATGGATAGCTTGGATGAAGATTTGTTATCGGTTTTGCGAAGAAGAGTATATGATCTTTGCGGTACTGTCAAGAACTGTAACATTTATCTCAATGATAAAAGGTTACCGGTTACAAGTTTTAAAAGTTATGTTGAGATGTATGTTAAAGCAATCAAGGAAAGATCTCCTGAACCTGAAGGAGAAGGTGCTCCCAAGAATTACACCACAATCGTGCATGAAGTATTCAATGACCGATGGGAAGTGGCCTTTGCGGTTAGTGATGGTACATTCAACCAAGTCAGTTTTGTCAACTCCATTGCGACAACTGCCGGTGGTACCCATGTCAAGTATGTCTCTGATCAAATCATatcaaaattggttgaaacattgtcaaaaaaggaaaaaggtaagaaaaagttgatgatcAAGCCAAATGAAGTTAGAGACAACATGTTTATCTTTATCAACTGTCTCATTGAGAATCCTGCATTCACGTCGCAAACTAAAGAACAACTCACAACAAAAGTATCTCAATTTGGAggtaaagaaaaatttgtcGCTTCTGACAACTTAATCAGCCGTGTATTAAGGACTGGGATAGCTGAAAAGATCCGTGATATTGCCAATGCCAACGAGGATAAAGCATTGCAAAAAGTGGATGGAAGTAGGAAACTGCGTATCAAAGGTCAGGTCAATTTAGTAGACGCAAATAAAGCAGGTACAAAAGATGGAACAAAATGTACGTTAATTCTTACAGAAGGATTGTCAGCTTTGAACTTGGCTGTTGCTGGGCTCACAGTTATTGGAAGGGATTACTATGGTTGTTTCCCCTTGAGAggtaaattgttgaacGTTCGTGAAGCTTCGGCAGATCAAATTGCAAAGAATGCAGAAATCAACTCATTGAAACAGATCATTGGTCTTCAGCATAAAAAGGCATACACGGCAGAAAACATTAAATCGTTGAGGTATGGGCATATCATGATTATGACAGATCAAGACCAAGATGGTTCGCATATTAAAGGGTTGATTATCAACTTTTTAGAAACATCATTTCCTGGTTTGCTTGACATTCCAGGGTTTTTGCTTGAATTTATTACCCCTATTGTTAAAGTGACAGTCAAGGGTCGTGGGGCAAAGAAAGTGATTCCGTTTTATAGCATGCCCGAGTTTGAAGCATGGAGAGATGGCGAAGGTCAAACATGCCGCTGGACTCAGAAATACTACAAGGGTTTGGGTACTTCAACCCCCATGGAAGCAAGAGAATATTTTACGGCTTTGGATAgacatttgaaaagattcCACGCATTGCAGGGTGAAGATAGTAATTACATCGATTTAGccttttccaaaaagaaagctGATGAAAGAAAGGAgtggttgcaaaactttGTTCCTGGAAATCAATTAGATCCCGAATTGAATGAGATTCCCATAAgtgaatttatcaacaaggaattgatattgttttccATGTCTGATAATATCAGATCCATTCCATCTGTGCTCGATGGTTTGAAGCCAGGTCAAAGAAAGGTTTTGTTTGGTTGTTTCAAgagaaatttgaaaagtgaAATCAAAGTGGCGCAATTGGCAGCATATGTAAGTGAAAACACAGGATACCATCATGGTGAAGTCTCGTTAGTGCAAACAATCATTGGTTTGGCACAAAACTTTGTCGGATcaaacaacatcaacattttGAAGCCAAATGGTGCTTTCGGTTCAAGAGCGACTGGTGGTAAAGACGCTGCTGCTGCGAGATATATCTTTACagaattgaatgatattACTAAAGCGATTTTCAATCCATTAGATAACCCAATTTACACCTATGTCCAAGATGATGAGCAAACTGTTGAACCACAGTGGTATTTACCAGTTTTGCCAATGATTTTGGTCAATGGAGCAGAAGGAATTGGAACTGGTTGGTCAACTAACATCCCATCTTTTGATCCAAAGGATATTGTAGTCAACTTGAGGAGGCTCATGAATAACGAGCCTTTGGAAGAGATGACACCTTGGTACAAAGGATGGGGAGGTTTTATTGAACCAATGGGACAGCAAAAGTATAAGATTAGTGGTAGAATCGAGCAGATCGATAACAATACAGTTGAGATTACTGAAATCCCAGTCAAAACTTGGACCAACACCGTTAAGGAATTCTTGTTGGCTGGGTTTGGAAATGAGAAAACTCCAGCGTGGATCAAGGATATGGAAGAGCATCATACAACAAATATTAGGTTTATTGTTAAATTGAACGATGCGGAAATGGAAAAGGCATTGAAAGTTGGTTTGTTGGAGAAATTTAAGTTGACCTCGTCGGTAAGCTTGGCCAATATGGTAGCTTTTGATCCATACGGCAGAATTAAGAAATACAATGATGTATTTGAAATCTTGAAAGACTTTTACTATGTCCGTTTAGAATACTatgaaaagagaaagaatCATATGCTTGAGATGTTGCAGCGTAaactattgatgatttcagAACAAGCCAGATTTGTGAAAATGATTATTGAGAAGGAATTGTCTGTGgcaaataaaaagaaaaaagacTTGATTGAGTTGCTTGAGCAACATGAATTTACAAAGTTTACTAAGGATGGTAAACCAGTGGAATCAAAGAGCTCTGATGtgtttattgatgaaaatgactCCgaagaggaaattgaaaatgaaggCGATGTTTCTgctttgaatttgaagaagtcAGATGATCGTGTTGAAGGTGAGCATAAACCAGATACCATCTTTTCATCATACGACTATTTGTTGGGAATGACAATTTGGTCTTTGACTCATGAACGTTATGTTAAGCTATTGAATGAAAAGTCcaatttgcaaaaggaGTTGGAAATATTAATTGGTAAATCTGCTGTTAATTTATGGAATCAcgatttggatgaattcATGAAGGAGTATGAACTATTCCTAGCTAAGGATGCCGAAGAAAGAGAGCATTTGTCAAGTAGTggaaacaagaagaaaactacaagaaaaagaaaagcgGTTAAATCTGAAGCGGAACCAGCAAAGAAGGTGAAGGTCGAACGAGAGACTCAAGCCACACCAAAAGGTGTGTCAAAAACTTGTACCATGCAGGCAAAGCCAAAGTCTGCTAGTATAGAACCAGTTTCTACCCCATCAACCTCATCAACACCTGCACCAAAAGAAGTCACAGTCAAAAAGGAACCAAATGATATTctttcattcttttcaccttcaaacaaatccaaaacaaagtCGGGTGATAAACCTGCGATATCGGAAAAGCCATCGAAACCTATTGCTAGTTCGATCTTTGATTCAGATGATGACATTTTCGAAGTCAGCGGCAAATCGTCTGAGAAATCAAACCCCAAGCCGAAGCAAAGCATTTTGGACGAATTGGACGAATTGGAAGTTTTAGGCGACAAACCACAGGTTTTGGAAAGTAGGTCACGTTCGACAAGACCAGTAAGGGCGAAAATAACAAGTGTTTTCAGTGATGATGAGAGTGACAATGCCATAGAGGATGATCCAGGTGAAGTGGTTGAAActgatgacgatgatgactACGATGATGAGTAA
- a CDS encoding Top2 DNA topoisomerase II, with protein MFSRYYLLNRLFESLEYINSSIHSVVLKNCNDEFQLDLNKYLNISNLWLENYNNTQIPNMDISKLNLLVVIPVKEYQHVSVDMSKLPNTIKVLQIDGKQSSFIYRIENHWWYSPLPHIITMNDVRDSSPKDELNKQQPIGAKL; from the coding sequence ATGTTTTCTCGTTATTATCTTTTGAATCGGCTCTTTGAGAGTCTTGAATACATCAACAGTAGCATTCATTctgttgttttgaaaaactgCAATGATGAATTCCAATTGGATTTAAATAAATATCTAAATATTAGCAACCTTTGGCTTGAgaattacaacaacaccCAAATCCCAAACATGGATATTCTGAAATTAAATTTGTTAGTGGTGATTCCTGTCAAAGAGTACCAGCACGTGTCGGTTGACATGCTGAAGTTGCCGAACACGATTAAAGTACTTCAAATTGACGGGAAACAGTCTTCGTTCATCTATCGGATTGAAAATCATTGGTGGTACTCTCCTTTACCACATATAATAACTATGAACGATGTTAGAGATAGCCTGCCTAAAGACGAGCTAAACAAGCAGCAGCCAATTGGGGCCAAATTGTAA
- a CDS encoding Cek1 protein kinase (member of ERK family of kinases) translates to MSVEHHPQQHHQAQIQQQMQQQQQQQQSETPQRQVSFNVSDHYQILEIVGEGAYGIVCSAIHKPSQQKVAIKKIEPFERSMLCLRTLRELKLLKHFNHENIISILAIQRPYDYAHFNEIYLIQELMETDLHRVIRTQTLTDDHIQYFTYQTLRALKAMHSANVLHRDLKPSNLLLNSNCDLKICDFGLARSIASSEDNFGFMTEYVATRWYRAPEIMLTFQEYTTAIDVWSVGCILAEMLSGRPLFPGRDYHNQLWLIMEVLGTPNMEDYYNIKSKRAREYIRSLPFCKKIPFAELFKNVNNAPINPLALDLLEKLLIFNPAKRITMEDALKHPYLQLYHDPNDEPVSEKIPEDFFDFDKKKDELTTEELKRMLYEEIMKPL, encoded by the coding sequence ATGAGTGTTGAACATCATCCCCAACAGCACCATCAAGCTCAAATCCAACAGCAgatgcaacaacaacagcagcagcagcaatCAGAGACCCCACAGAGACAGGTATCTTTTAATGTTTCTGACCACTATCAAATACTAGAGATTGTCGGTGAGGGAGCTTATGGTATAGTTTGTTCAGCCATTCATAAACCATCGCAACAGAAAGTAGCCATCAAGAAAATCGAACCATTTGAAAGATCAATGTTGTGTTTGCGAACATTACGTGAGTTAAAACTTTTAAAACATTTCAATCATGAAAATATCATATCGATACTTGCTATACAACGACCATATGATTATGCCCATTTTAATGAAATTTACttgattcaagaattgatggAGACTGATTTACATCGAGTGATACGTACACAAACCTTGACTGATGATCATATACAGTATTTCACGTATCAAACCTTACGAGCTTTGAAAGCCATGCATTCAGCTAACGTATTACATCGAGATTTAAAACCACTGAATTTATTACTAAACTCTAattgtgatttgaaaatttgcGATTTTGGTCTTGCTAGAAGTATCGCATCACTGGAAGATAATTTTGGATTCATGACGGAATACGTCGCTACTCGATGGTATAGAGCCCCTGAAATCATGTTGACTTTTCAAGAATATACCACGGCAATTGATGTTTGGTCAGTAGGGTGCATATTGGCAGAAATGTTGAGTGGTAGACCTTTGTTTCCAGGAAGAGATTATCACAATCAGTTGTGGTTAATTATGGAAGTGTTAGGTACCCCCAACATGGAAGATTACTATAATATCAAATCGAAACGAGCAAGAGAGTATATTCGATCATTACCATTTTGTAAAAAGATTCCATTTGCtgaattgttcaaaaatgtTAATAATGCACCTATAAATCCACTAGCGTTGGatttattggaaaaattaCTTATATTTAATCCTGCTAAACGTATCACCATGGAAGACGCTTTGAAACACCCATATTTACAGTTATATCATGATCCAAATGATGAACCTGTTAGTGAAAAAATACCTGAagatttctttgattttgataaaaagaaggatGAATTGACTACAGAAGAGTTAAAGAGAATGTTGTATGAAGAAATCATGAAACCTTTGTAG